GTGAAGGGTGAAGGGGAATGGGCAATGGGGATCGAAAAAAATGGTGAAGGGTGTAGGGTGAAAGGTGTAAGGGGATGGGTATTGACAGGTCTCCCGACCTGTATAAAGAAAGAATAGCAATTCTGGAGAATCGCCGGTACCTGGATCGTGTTGGGTAATGGATAAAGAAACGCGTTCAAGGTAATAATCACAACCCCTTCCCACCGACTGGAGAGCTTTGCGGCAGAAAGGGGAGTGAAATTCCAAGGCGTTTGGATCATCAAACGATTACGAACGCCACCTCGCTTAACATGCAAGGTTGCACATTGTGCACCAAGCGAAGCAAACCGATGTAAAACTAATTGAGAGAGAGCAACCCCGCCATGGGCGGGGTGTCTTCAAGTAATATAACGTATAACTTTAACTATTTGCAATACAGCTCGCTATGCCGCTTTGCTTTCGGCTCGATTGCGGAACCGAAGCGAAATCTCGCTCAGAGTTGTTTTCGCAGGGAGGTCTGGAGTGCCGTAATACACCTTGACCAGAACCGGCAGTCCACACACTGTGCAACGATGCCACAATTTCATCGCCCCTTTCACGGAACGTTCGAGGGAAGAGTATTTGGTGACTGGATGATTGCAGGCTGCTGGCATGAGTGCCCCCTAATAAAAATACTTAAAGCATAACGCCATCCTTTTCATCGTCTCGCTTTCGGTAAAACTTAACCGAATTTCTGATTTATCATTTGTTTCACATTTCCTTTCGACTACTCCTCGGTTGTTCTGTTGGTTGTAAAATAAATAATTCTCCAAGAAGAGCTGGAGCAGGATAATGTTATGTGTTCATGGATGTAGACTTTACATCATAAACAAGGCTTTTGTTCAGGGATGAATGAAGATTATTTAAAAATCGAGAATTCTGCTTGTTTTTCCGGCATCGATGATCCTATTGGAAGAAGTTAATTGGCGGGCTTGAGTAAACCGGGACCAAAATCATTGGAGTTTCATACTGATCCCCCTCAAATAGAGTACTAACCGTCTGCTCCGAAATACAATAAATCTAACCAAAGCCGTCGTAGTCGTGATCATAGCTCATTTTTCCACCTTACCGATTGCGAATCGGTCTGCACAAAGTAAATGCAATCCCGGGAATCTACCTCAAGCTATCTCGAAGATTTGCGAAAATCGGTATAAACCTTGTATTTTGAGGTTTATTGAAACCTGAGCTCCGCAGGAATGCGCGAGCTCTTGCTTTCTTGTCGCATTAGACCGCTTTTGATGACAGTAGGAACCCCACGAAGCGATGTCAGACTACGTTTGTTACACTGGGTTCGCTACACAGGAGATGATCGTGAAAGTAAGAAGATTGAGGATACCGCTATTTGTAATCCTTTGCGTTAGCAGCTTGTTCGCGGTATCGTCAAGTTTTGCGCAACGAGCAGATACGATCCGGGTAATGGCATACAATATTCTGAATTATCCCGGTTCCGACGGAGCCGCGCGGGCGGTGTATCTACGAAAAACTCTGAATGCGGCAGATATCGATATTCTGGTTGCTGGCGAAGTCATCAGCTATGCCGGCGTTGTACTCGTTCGCGATAACGCCTTGAATGCATACGGTGGCACCGATTGGGCATATGCCCCCTTCGTCGACGGTCGTGACACTGATGCCGGTTTCTTCTATCGGCAATCGAAATTAGTTTACATGGGTATGGAGACGATACCTACCGAGTTGCGGAATATTTATGTCTACAAAGTCCACCCGATCCATCAAGACACTACATCGGCATTTTATGTTTACTATGCTCACTTAAAAGCCTCCAACTCATCGGATGATGCAGCGCAGCGCGGCAGAGAATCGACCATCATGCGCAATCACGCCAATGCCTTGCCAACCGGTTCCCGCTTTATGTACACAGGTGATTTCAATTTGTATACCAGTGCGGAAGTCACCTATTCCAATCTTACCGGAAGTCAAGCCGATAATGACGGTCGGGCGTTTGATCCACTCCAACCGGGCAATTGGAGCAATAACTCGAGTTTCCGGTTTATCCATACTCAGTCTCCCCGTGTGCGCAGTTTCGGCGGCGGTACCACCGGCGGTATGGATGATCGCTTTGACTTCATTCTCCCCTCGATGACGTTTAATACCCAAACTGGTTCACGGTACATCACAAACAGTTTCCGTACCTATGGTAACGATGGCTCTCATTTCAACGACTCGATTAACTCACGTCCAAACACGGCAGTACCCGATAGCATTGCCGATGCATTGCATTACGCCGCCGACCATTTGCCGGTGTATGCCGATTTTATTATCGTGCAGAATAACAACGCAACCCCGGAACCGCCCACTGCGCCGATGCCATCAGCGATTACAGTCAATGCCTATCCCAATCCCTTCAACTCGGAAATCAAAGTTCAGATCGATTTGGTGAAGTCGACTTCGATAACGGCAACGATCATCGATATGTCGGGGAGGGAAATCGGACAGATTACCTCTGGCAACTACGCTGCGGGTTCGCATCTCCTGACTTGGCATGCACCAGGGAATCTCACGTCTGGCACTTACTACATACGTGTGCGTGACCTTGCCGGATATTCGAATACGGTACCGGTTCAATATGTGAAGTAATCAGTAGGAATTTCATTTGGGGCGTATCGGATACGCCCCTTTTTTCGATATTACCCTATGGCAAAGAAACGGCTTGTACACTTATCCTCTGTCGCATCGTGGGATTATTCCCGATTGTGGCGAATCGCTTGTTCGCAGGCGAAAGAATACGATGTGGAAATTCATGCCCGCGCAAAATTCGAGTTTGAGGAGCGCAACGGCATCAAGATTTACGGCTATCAGGGAGGCATCTCGTTTGGCGAGCGGTATGACCGGATTCAAATGTTTCGCCGGAAGATGTTTGCCAATCCCCCTGACTTCGTACAAATCAATTCCCCGGAACAGCTCTTTTTATTGCGGCAGTTAAAAGAAAAGTATCATGTAAAAACGATCTGGGATTCCTACGAGTATTATCCCGATGCTGCACGATTTGCCTGGTATGCGTCACGTTTCCCAATGAAACAAATCGTGCATTGGATGGCAAATTCGATGATTCCCAAGATGGCACGTCATGCGGAATTGATCTTGACAAGCGATCCGCCGACTGCGCGTTATTACAAAGAGTTGGGACATCCCAATTGCCATACTCTCATTAACTACCTAACAACCACAGAGTATCAGCGGACAATCCCGCCACGTCCGGACAATCATCCCGAATTGCATTACGGTGGCATCTTGAGTCAGTCGCGCGGCGGTGCGCTGATGCTTGATGCAATGAAATTGCTCAAGGAACAATATCGTCCTGTAAAGTTGCTTGTAACAGGCCCACCTCCAACCGATCCCGCAATTGTACCGTGGGACGAAGCGCTTGCTACGCGTGGTATTTCCGATATCGTAGAACATCGCGGCTTTGTCGAATTGGATGAGAACTACGATTTGATGGCGATGGCAAAACTGGCGATTTTGCCTACTAATATCGACCGTTACCGCTTCAACCTACCTCAGAAGATTCTATACTACCTTGGTTGGGGCGTTCCGGTTGTCTCCACCGAGATGCCTGCTCTGAAAGAAGTTCTTCCTGAAGGTTTGTCGGGCGTGTATTACGTGAAAGAATCGCCGTCGGAGTTTGCCGATCGAATCAAGTATTTGTTGGATCACGATGATGAACGAATTGCCGCCGGACAACGCGGCAGGGAATGGCTACTGGCAAATGGACGGTGGGATCATTGCGAACAAATTCTCTTAGAACGGATGCGCGAATTGTAGCTTCTTCTTTTTCCCGTTAAATCCGCACTCTATGTTTACTTAACATCTAAGTATTCAATTCTCGTATTACGTTCGATTAGGATGTTGTCTTCAAACAACGGTAATCGGATTTAGTGCGATAAAGCGAGTTCGTTGATTAAAGGGAGAGTAAATGGTACGAGTATTTCTGGCTCTGTCAGTACTGATATCATTGCATTATAGCAATGATGCAATTGCCCAAGGGTGCAGCGACGCGGGGTTGTGTTCGATACAGGGAATGGATGGTTCATGTCAAGACGAGTCGACAAATAAACATAAGTTTTCTGCCGGTACAACTTTAGGTATGGGCGACAACGGAACTCGGGTTACAGGCTTTTCTCTGTCATTTGAAAAACAGCTCCAGCCCAAATGGATTGTTTCTTCGAAACTAACAGCCTCTTCAATAACTGGTGAGATGGCTTCCACTTCCGGGTTCGGCGATTTATTCTTAACATCTGCTTATCTACTTTCTTCAGGTTCTAATCATTCACTCACATGGATTGCGGGATGCAAAGTTCCGATTGGTAAACCGAGTGTAAAGAAGAATGATTATGATCTTCCGATGGCGTACCAACCTTCATTAGGTAGTTTAGACGCGATGCTTGGAATCGTGTTTCATCGGAATCAGATGCAAGTATCGATTGGTATACAACAACCGCTATCCGGTGAGAGCGATAATGCTTTTCTCCCCGAAAGCTATCCAAACGCTCAAGCAATGAAATATCCCGCATCAAATCGAATAAATCGGAAGGGCGATATTCTCGCTCGTTTCACTTACACGATTCCAGTATTTACTTCTCGGCTCACCAATCGTGTTAGCTTATTGCCGATCTATCATCTCGGAGAAGATACGTATAGCGATGCACGTCGTGAAAGAGTGTCAATTGTGGGTTCTGATGGATTAACCTTGAACGGAAATGTTGTTTCAAGTTATCGAATAAACGAACGAAATTCATTAGAGTTCTCGTTGGGTGTACCGTTTGTTACGCGCGATGTTCGACCAGACGGCTTAACAAGAAGCTATGTATTTGGAATCGAGTATACGTTTCAGTATTGAAAGAACCAACAAATTGTTTCTTGCACAAAAAAACAGGGTCACATTACTGTGACCCTGTTCTTACTCATGGAAGTAGAAACTACTTCAGCAATACGACCTTGGTCGCGCCAACGTAGGAACCGGCTTTCATCTGAATGAAATAGGTACCGGCGGCGAGATCAACTGCCTTCATGCCAATCGAATGGGAACCCGCGGGGAGTTCGGCATTCAATAAGCTGGCGACTTCACGACCGCTCACATCGTATAGTGACAATGTCACTTTCGAGTGGGTAGCGAGCGAGAACTTCACCGAAGTGGTCGGATTGAACGGATTCGGATAAGCGCCCAATAGAGCAAACGAGTTTGCCAACGGGACATTGCCCTCACCGGCGTTTACTTGTTGTACAGTGACTTCTACCGGCACGTTGAATACTTCGTCTGTCGCATTCGTGGTGACGTTTAATGTTGCTGTAAAGATTCGTGGGTTATCCGTCGGAACCGAACGGAAACCGATTTGGATCGGAGTGTTCATACCAGCGGCGACATTGCCTTGGTTGGGCGAGAACGACCAGCGACGCGGTCCGGCATTGGCAAGTTCACAGATTACCAAATGATCTGGTGCGCCTTGTACCATACCACCAAACACCCAGAAACCGGGGACGACTTGATCAGAAATGAAGCAGCTTGCCGAGATGTCTGCCGTTGCAGCGCCCGGTAATGCCGCCTGAACCATCGACGTGTCGCCAGTGGTGGGATTCATTTTGTAAATGCGGGTATTGTAGCCAGTACCCTGGGTATAGATGTAAAGTGGCTTGTTGTCGACATCAGCCGGATACCATGCCATACCGCCTACGCCACCATGGTTGGTATAAGTCTGAAGGACTATGCCCGAACGATTCACTTTGTAAATCGAGGAAACCGTGCCCCAATTCGAAACAAAGAACACATCTTCGTTGGGATCGTAAGCGACTGCACGGCAAAGGCCTACACCGACTGCTGTGCAGTTGATGTTTGCGGCAGTTACAGCGGCACCAGTGGTCGGGTCGAATGCGCGTAATGTTGCATCCCACGAACCGTAGATGTAGTCGCCGTCAAACGCCATATCGCGAATCGTAAATGCGCCTGAGGAAGCGCCAGGAATCATGAGTGTGCTGTCGACAAACGTTCCTTCCGGGGTAAACCGGAACCAACGGTCGCCGCAGGGTGCCCAAATAAAACCATTGGCATACTCTGCGCCATAGTTCTGTGCTCGCCGGCTGCCAAGATTCTCGATCTGGATATCACGAAGAATTTGCCACGGGGTGTTTACTTCGTCGATTGCCGGAATTGTCGTCGCAGTTATCATTGCATCGTCGGTCGCAGGAGTAATCTCACGAGTCGATGCATTATCCATGACCGGTCCTTGTTGCAATGCAGCGGTAAACGCCATCGGACCATCGCCGTTATTGTTCAAAGTGACATTGCCAAAAACGCTGTCGCCAATACCAACGGTTAAGTCAAGCGATGTCGGGCTGACCACTGCCATCGGGCGGCGCATGGTAAAGTTGTGCATTAACGAGTCACCAGTGATGTTGACTTGTCCGGTATAACCATTCCAACCAGCTTTGGTAGCGGTTACAGTTTGCGCGCCGGCATCGACTAAGAATCGATAGTAGCCTTGCGCATTGGTACGACCAGTACGGACGCCGCACTGAATATTGACGGAGTCAATCGGAGTGCCACCGGTGTTCGCTGTGACTGTACCATAGAGGATGTTGGTGGCTGCTTGCGCGTAGATTCTGACCGCTCGGCCGACCGCGATGTAAGCGGCATCGAAGGCAACTTGAAGTCCAACAGTTCCGGTACCATTTTCCACGCCGATAGTACCGCTATTCACGGTTCCACTGGTGGTATTGTATTGATACAGAATCGAACCATCAGGCATCAGGATGACTTGGAACGTTAAATTACTGCCCGTATCATTCCAACGGGTGCTGCCAATCCAAGACACCACAAAATTACCGTCGACGGTAGCATAGCGCACGTTGGTCGAAATTAAATCATCCCAGAATGGGCAAGCGATATCGTTTGGAACTGCCGCATTGGGAATTCCGACATTGGTGTACTCGGTCGATGTTTCTGTAGTATTAAAAGAAACCCAACCGTTGGTGCACACGACTAACTGGGTACGGTTCGTTCCATAGAATGGGAATCCAAAACCAATTGTTATCGGTGCCGAGATACCGTCGTCAGTCGAAGCGAAGGTAATTGCCGTTCCAGATGTTGAGATATCGACCCAGTTGTAAGTCGGACCGGTTGGTTCATTATTGTTGTCAATCCAACGATAACCGAATGCATCGGGACCGCCGGAAGCGTCAATCACCGGTGGATTCACCGAGTGAAAGGTTTGAACTTTATTCGAAGCTTCGGAAGAAACTACCATCCCGGTTGCGAGAACGATAGCAACCGTACTTTTCATCAGATTCCGAAGAAGCGAGCGCATTTTCATCATTCTTCCTCCATGTGGGTTTTTAACGGGTCATCGTACGTATTAAATGACTTCCTTCCCTATATTAGAGAAGATTCTCCTTGTTCACAAATGGTAAATGTAGTTTTCCAGAGTTGTCTTTCCAAGTATATTTTGCAGTTTTGGAACATGTAATGCCCCAGTTGTGTGATGAACGTCCAAAATTGCAGTTATCGAAAGCGATGCAAATGAAAAAGAGTCTTTTGGTTGTGTTTCTACTTGCCTTCGCAATCTCCGGGTGTGAGCTGCGACGTTCCGTAGTTGAGGGGAGATTGCTTGCTCTTGGCACTGATACCCCTTTGCCCAAAGTAACCCTGCGAATCGCCGGAAAGTCGGACACTGTGACAGCATTGACCATCACTGATGCCGATGGAAAGTTCCTGTTCGATCGGCTACGTTCCAATGAGACCTATCGGATTGTATCAGCGGACACTACCAAATTTTTGGTTTCTCCGGTAGAAGTCACTCTGGCGAAAGGTGAAAAGAAACAAACAACCGGTACTCTAAGAGGTATTGTCTCACCACCAAAGCCCGGGCTTTGGGCGTGGATTCGGGGAACTTGGCGGGAGCTATCCGCCTTGCGAACCGGTCGCACATTACAAATGTTGCGTTCCGTGGTTGATCAAGCGCAAATGGTTCCCCAAAGTGCTTCCCTTGTCGCATGGTTTCCCGGCAAGTACTGGGGCGGCGATTCGGATAGTAGCATTCAGTGGGTGGGCGGGATGTTACAGGATTCCCTGGTGCGCTTTACCGAAATCGCATTAAACGAAAATACTCCCGATGGCGAACCGGTGGCGATGGATCCTACCACGTTCGATAATTGGTCATATTTTGGTGTCTTTCCAGTACGTGGTCCCGACCGACCGGGACTGTACGCCGTCGTAATCCGTGAATCCGAACGCTCCGATCCAATTGTCTATCCGTTTTGGGTTCCTTCCGGCGGCAGCGCTCTTAATACGCAACAACCGGCATCAGTGACTTCCAACTTTGCAGGATCAATCACCGGTGGATTCGGCGGCATCGGTAACCTCGATACCAATGCAATCTTCCAACGCGCCTTACAAGCGGCGATGCAGGCGCTCAGTATGCGTTCCGATTCCCTACTCGGAAAAATCGGTAGTCCTGATACTAACCCAAATACTGTTTTGAGCGGGGTAGGTAACGTCCACTCGGCAGACGGAAAATACTTCACCAGTGAACAAGCGGAACGGTGGCGGCAGCAATTACGGTTAGCGATGACAGATCGCGATACATTTCGACGTCGACAGCTCTGGCGGGCAATTCGCGACAGTGCCGAAGGGAGCGATATCGCTCTTGATGCTGACCGTCTACTGATGCGCGATTTGAATGGATTGCCATTGAAGTGAAATATGGTAGTTCACCAGATAGATGATACTTGTTTCAATTATCGTGCAGCGGAGGAACTATGAGCCAACTGACACGGTTTGGGGTAGCGATGGAGGACGATTTGCTATCCCGGTTCGACGAGTTAATTCGTAAGAAGGGTTATCGCAACCGTTCGGAAGCAATTCGCGACTTAGTTCGAGAACAGATGATCCAGACCGAATTAGAAGACGGTGGGCAAAGTGTCTTTGGTGCTTTTGTTTTCACGTACGACCATCACCATCGGAACCTCGAAGCAAAACTGACGGAACTCCAACACGATCATATTCATGAGATAATCGCTACATCGCACGTCCATGTCGATCACGACCATTGTCTCGAGGTGATCTTGATGAAAGGTTCGGTAGCGGAAGTTAGCAATATCGCGGAAAAGATTCTCTCCATGAAAGGCGTCCAACACGGAAAACTGACATTGACGACATCGCTGCCGACCCCGCACCATCATTCCCATTAAACAAACGTGCGAGTTCATTCACAAATATCATCCATTGCTTTTCACTCGTTTACGGGAAGTGTTGTATCGTTCATGAGCCGATGTTGCACCATCCGGTCGATGTACCAGTAAATATCCTCCGGCCAATTCCGAACGATTTTATCGAAACTTCCGTAATCCCCGGCATACAGCGTGCGCGACGCTTCCTCGAACCCGGATCGATCCCCGGCTAATACGGTCATAATCCGCAAAATAGCATCGCGAGCAGAACGTTGCCGTTCCCCCTCTGGATCACGCTTCCTGGCTTCCTCGACTAACCGTCGCAGCGTAGCTGAGATGCCGTTCGGTTGCGATTCCAACCATTCCCAATGCCGCGGTAACATAGATATTTCCCGGGAAATTACTCCCAACTTCGGTCGACCGGGACGATTCGACGGTGCATTTGATACTTCTTGTACCGCCATGATCGGATGTTCGGCTATCCGGGCAATTACCTCTGCGACTGTACCCTGAAAATTGAAATCGATCTGTTTACCGGTCCAATCGTCGAAAATCAATACATTGGTTGGACAATCTCGACCCTCGAATAGTTTTACCCGGGTTAATACATCCATCAGTTCACCCGACGCGATCATATAAACCCCAACAAATGCGGTGTAGGTGTGTTCAAACTCACTCATAAGTACTCTCCTTTGTCTTCTCAGACAGGACATTCAAAGTTTCTAATATACACTGGGTAAAACTGTTTCCAAAATTACCAGGCAATAAATCACTGAAAGCGTCTTGATAGACAATCGATTTTATCAAAAGTGAGTGCCAGTGTAACTTTGAAATATGTACAGTGTTTACTATATTCACGATGTTGTTAATCTGTGAATGGAGTGCCGCGATGGGAATCGCTGAACGAAAAGAAAAAGAGAAGCGCGCCATGAGGCAGCGGATATTAGTCGCTGCGATGGAATTATTCGTCGATTTTGGATTTCAACGGGTCTCGATCCGGAATATCGCCGAAAAGATTGAGTATAGTCCTTCAACGATTTACCTCTACTTTTCCGACAAGAATGCCATTTTGCTTGAATTACTGAACGAGGGATTGGATCGCTTAAATGAGAAGATTCTCCAGCATCATCAGATTGCCGACCCGGTCGACCGCCTCATTGCCTACGAACGTTGTTACTTAGAATTTGCTTTGGAAAATCCCCAATACTATGAAATCATGTTTATTCAGGGATTACCTATTCAACGGCCGGAAGACGGTTTCGCGACGGAGAAAGGGGAGCGGCTATACAAAGTATTTGAGGAACTCCTCGCGGAATGTCAAGCTGCCGGACATCTGCAAAACCAAAATGTACGGGAACTCACCATTTTACTGTGGTCGACTTTACATGGATTCTGTTCACTGTATATCCGGCAACGGCTTCGGTTCGCTAACATTGACGATGCGTCGGTGCACGATTTCATCGAGCGCACCTTACTGACGATCCGCAGTTGGTTACGATAGTTGACCTAACTGCGCAAACAAACCCATCGACGGAGTTTCGTCAAGTTACCGCCACGAGAATTCTCTTTGCGCATCTCTTATCTGCTATCTACCAATCGTGCTACTGGTAGCCCGCTACTTTCCCTCGTCGATGATCGTTCGGTGCAAGGTCTTGCGTCGAATAAGTGATGTTAGTTAACTTAACTTTCGAGAGGTTCATGAAAGAAATTCAAATAAAGGAGCTATATGATAAAATGAAAATGTTGTTTTGAATCGAAAGGTCGAAAATGTTAAGAATCGCTTCCACCTCAACTATGTCATTGTTGGGTTTCCTATATATGGCATGTTTCCTCGGTTGCAGTTATGGTGACGGATCTGAACCAACAAACAGAAATTACCCTCCATTAACTCCCGTATATCAATATCCAGCGGATAGCTCTGCCAACGTTTCAACGACTCCATCCCTCAAGTGGGAAGGTACTTCTTTCAATTATCGTTACGATATATATCTTGATTCGATAAACCCACCGACTAAACAAATCTCTCTTGCACAAGGACATAACTGGGTGAATGTGTCGACTTTACAGTATAACTCGGTTTACTATTGGAAAGTCGTCGCGACCGATGGCATAAATCCGCCTGTAAGCGGACCAGTGTGGTGTTTTACAACTCGCCAGCCGACCTACGGCAGTTATCCTGGTGAAGTGCGTTCGTTTCCACTTGGTTCGACCGGTTTGACAATAGAAATGTGCTGGTGTCCGCCGGGATCGTTTCAAATGGGTACTCCGGTGCGGGGGGTTAGTACCGATAAGCTTGAATCGCCCGTTCATACCGTAACGATTGCCGAAGGATTTTGGCTGAGCAAGTACGAAGTAACGCAAGGACAGTGGACTGCAGTAATGTCGTACAATCTCTCTGCTTTTCGCGATCGTTCAAACAGTAAACTACTGCCCGTGGAAATGGTTC
This region of bacterium genomic DNA includes:
- a CDS encoding T9SS type A sorting domain-containing protein; this translates as MMKMRSLLRNLMKSTVAIVLATGMVVSSEASNKVQTFHSVNPPVIDASGGPDAFGYRWIDNNNEPTGPTYNWVDISTSGTAITFASTDDGISAPITIGFGFPFYGTNRTQLVVCTNGWVSFNTTETSTEYTNVGIPNAAVPNDIACPFWDDLISTNVRYATVDGNFVVSWIGSTRWNDTGSNLTFQVILMPDGSILYQYNTTSGTVNSGTIGVENGTGTVGLQVAFDAAYIAVGRAVRIYAQAATNILYGTVTANTGGTPIDSVNIQCGVRTGRTNAQGYYRFLVDAGAQTVTATKAGWNGYTGQVNITGDSLMHNFTMRRPMAVVSPTSLDLTVGIGDSVFGNVTLNNNGDGPMAFTAALQQGPVMDNASTREITPATDDAMITATTIPAIDEVNTPWQILRDIQIENLGSRRAQNYGAEYANGFIWAPCGDRWFRFTPEGTFVDSTLMIPGASSGAFTIRDMAFDGDYIYGSWDATLRAFDPTTGAAVTAANINCTAVGVGLCRAVAYDPNEDVFFVSNWGTVSSIYKVNRSGIVLQTYTNHGGVGGMAWYPADVDNKPLYIYTQGTGYNTRIYKMNPTTGDTSMVQAALPGAATADISASCFISDQVVPGFWVFGGMVQGAPDHLVICELANAGPRRWSFSPNQGNVAAGMNTPIQIGFRSVPTDNPRIFTATLNVTTNATDEVFNVPVEVTVQQVNAGEGNVPLANSFALLGAYPNPFNPTTSVKFSLATHSKVTLSLYDVSGREVASLLNAELPAGSHSIGMKAVDLAAGTYFIQMKAGSYVGATKVVLLK
- a CDS encoding carboxypeptidase-like regulatory domain-containing protein, which produces MPQLCDERPKLQLSKAMQMKKSLLVVFLLAFAISGCELRRSVVEGRLLALGTDTPLPKVTLRIAGKSDTVTALTITDADGKFLFDRLRSNETYRIVSADTTKFLVSPVEVTLAKGEKKQTTGTLRGIVSPPKPGLWAWIRGTWRELSALRTGRTLQMLRSVVDQAQMVPQSASLVAWFPGKYWGGDSDSSIQWVGGMLQDSLVRFTEIALNENTPDGEPVAMDPTTFDNWSYFGVFPVRGPDRPGLYAVVIRESERSDPIVYPFWVPSGGSALNTQQPASVTSNFAGSITGGFGGIGNLDTNAIFQRALQAAMQALSMRSDSLLGKIGSPDTNPNTVLSGVGNVHSADGKYFTSEQAERWRQQLRLAMTDRDTFRRRQLWRAIRDSAEGSDIALDADRLLMRDLNGLPLK
- a CDS encoding T9SS type A sorting domain-containing protein is translated as MKVRRLRIPLFVILCVSSLFAVSSSFAQRADTIRVMAYNILNYPGSDGAARAVYLRKTLNAADIDILVAGEVISYAGVVLVRDNALNAYGGTDWAYAPFVDGRDTDAGFFYRQSKLVYMGMETIPTELRNIYVYKVHPIHQDTTSAFYVYYAHLKASNSSDDAAQRGRESTIMRNHANALPTGSRFMYTGDFNLYTSAEVTYSNLTGSQADNDGRAFDPLQPGNWSNNSSFRFIHTQSPRVRSFGGGTTGGMDDRFDFILPSMTFNTQTGSRYITNSFRTYGNDGSHFNDSINSRPNTAVPDSIADALHYAADHLPVYADFIIVQNNNATPEPPTAPMPSAITVNAYPNPFNSEIKVQIDLVKSTSITATIIDMSGREIGQITSGNYAAGSHLLTWHAPGNLTSGTYYIRVRDLAGYSNTVPVQYVK
- a CDS encoding TetR/AcrR family transcriptional regulator, with the protein product MGIAERKEKEKRAMRQRILVAAMELFVDFGFQRVSIRNIAEKIEYSPSTIYLYFSDKNAILLELLNEGLDRLNEKILQHHQIADPVDRLIAYERCYLEFALENPQYYEIMFIQGLPIQRPEDGFATEKGERLYKVFEELLAECQAAGHLQNQNVRELTILLWSTLHGFCSLYIRQRLRFANIDDASVHDFIERTLLTIRSWLR
- a CDS encoding glycosyltransferase family 4 protein, producing the protein MAKKRLVHLSSVASWDYSRLWRIACSQAKEYDVEIHARAKFEFEERNGIKIYGYQGGISFGERYDRIQMFRRKMFANPPDFVQINSPEQLFLLRQLKEKYHVKTIWDSYEYYPDAARFAWYASRFPMKQIVHWMANSMIPKMARHAELILTSDPPTARYYKELGHPNCHTLINYLTTTEYQRTIPPRPDNHPELHYGGILSQSRGGALMLDAMKLLKEQYRPVKLLVTGPPPTDPAIVPWDEALATRGISDIVEHRGFVELDENYDLMAMAKLAILPTNIDRYRFNLPQKILYYLGWGVPVVSTEMPALKEVLPEGLSGVYYVKESPSEFADRIKYLLDHDDERIAAGQRGREWLLANGRWDHCEQILLERMREL
- the nikR gene encoding nickel-responsive transcriptional regulator NikR — translated: MSQLTRFGVAMEDDLLSRFDELIRKKGYRNRSEAIRDLVREQMIQTELEDGGQSVFGAFVFTYDHHHRNLEAKLTELQHDHIHEIIATSHVHVDHDHCLEVILMKGSVAEVSNIAEKILSMKGVQHGKLTLTTSLPTPHHHSH
- a CDS encoding formylglycine-generating enzyme family protein, with product MLRIASTSTMSLLGFLYMACFLGCSYGDGSEPTNRNYPPLTPVYQYPADSSANVSTTPSLKWEGTSFNYRYDIYLDSINPPTKQISLAQGHNWVNVSTLQYNSVYYWKVVATDGINPPVSGPVWCFTTRQPTYGSYPGEVRSFPLGSTGLTIEMCWCPPGSFQMGTPVRGVSTDKLESPVHTVTIAEGFWLSKYEVTQGQWTAVMSYNLSAFRDRSNSKLLPVEMVQYNEVQMFEVNTGGDYFLPSEAQWEYACRAGTSTLFYCGDTLSSGSIGSFIRSNSNSNGVTHPVGEKIANAWNLHDMSGNVWEWCEDLYHDNYNGAPCDGSPWVTDAQNSNHIIRGGSWMHNLDACRSAFRFAKYSGKYYIGFRLCRQP
- a CDS encoding DUF2239 family protein translates to MSEFEHTYTAFVGVYMIASGELMDVLTRVKLFEGRDCPTNVLIFDDWTGKQIDFNFQGTVAEVIARIAEHPIMAVQEVSNAPSNRPGRPKLGVISREISMLPRHWEWLESQPNGISATLRRLVEEARKRDPEGERQRSARDAILRIMTVLAGDRSGFEEASRTLYAGDYGSFDKIVRNWPEDIYWYIDRMVQHRLMNDTTLPVNE